The Plasmodium yoelii strain 17X genome assembly, chromosome: 8 genome includes a region encoding these proteins:
- a CDS encoding methyltransferase, putative: MEEERRNDVTYYNSNNILEKNDKFFNYYIGQNIINENEIDEFMEIINKELPITFRVLKNNKFNNFIHENIKKKLEGICKNNYSITQLNEDDQIYEIYLTRSQIKKDENYKNLYNYLINLNESGYIFRQELVSMLPVLFLKLQENFFVLDMCAAPGSKTAQIVDYMHLIANKKSKNYLINKFIQNNHGKLYKQIGKGDGESGESGEGSELSENKNDENKNDENKNEENKNEENKNDENNAFSVLNDSIDTFHSAMENPKKEIDVQDPINEENIYKTYYNILENNLYDDEFFKYILNADHNLYNEYKNLISNNNPTGVVVANDANFKRCCMLFHRLKNIHSNCLIVTNNNAVSFPYLYLKNKVDDSFEKIYFDSVLCDVPCSGDGTLRKDRNIWINWNPLNAYNLFQLQVNILKRSIELVKEGGYVIYSTCSLNPIENEAVICEVFNLLHNSESLKLINFENELVKKLNYREGLTEWKLLIDDKWFNTYDEFIDYLKNIQPEKFKKIYEKIKNGMFTPNKEFMENINLKYVKRFFPHHYNAGGFFIALIEKRGQVQWKERSKHDVIKHIIKAKGADLNELEKEATIRRYKNKKSKKKKNKKKKQNEKQDEKQNEKQNEKQNEKHGINKNMDTSANDKINNIHHSDEISEAIEKEHNDIIPHDNHVQTEKQIIGNDEITKSYNMVGSDEFMNDYNMVNNFDIIKNNKNGEMDEITDSYNVVGSSNILRKNLLIQNSSSSGYDIIELINKKSEEKLNDYIGNNVANENVNETSFEEMEKQKEEYEEEEKKEESDEEEKKEESEEEEWEEVGKMEDIEKVEEEKVIMVNIDKERYTNYEYKDEFNLCVGSERLKKQQEYIPLNYYESLLKSNDLLNKIKTYFNLNDEFLSIKDNLYIHLKDDNNSSKLGINDRINSSIKKINFVSNNTKNVLESYTKIKLKIISAGITVIQVDKNKKNNVENYYRINYSGCINFMNFFKNIDDFLLNTKYRQDIIKNFFSTVYENKERVFDFDSYMNKLIGERKSVMQKSSSNKNGKETKDELDENVLCKKETENVTPISKDDKNETSHNNIGQENNSTLGDTNIIWVKSDVILDLIKVDKSKINSITNETIKQTEQLNKYSPNVLLTLNKNKQILAIPSNKGNIYVDITIDKNSIMMLPYVLN, from the coding sequence ATGGAAGAAGAAAGAAGAAATGATGTAACCTATTATAACAGTAATAATATtcttgaaaaaaatgataaattttttaattattacataggCCAGAATATAATTAACGAAAATGAGATTGATGAATttatggaaataataaataaagaattgCCCATTACTTTTAGGGTTttaaagaataataaatttaacaattttattcatgaaaatataaaaaaaaagttagaaggcatatgtaaaaataattactCTATAACACAATTAAATGAAGATGACCAGATTTATGAAATTTATTTAACAAGATCACAAATAAAGAaagatgaaaattataaaaatttatataattacttaataaatttaaatgaaagTGGGTATATATTCAGACAGGAACTAGTAAGTATGTTACCTGTTCTATTTTTGAAATTGCAAGAAAACTTTTTTGTTTTAGACATGTGTGCTGCTCCTGGATCAAAAACAGCGCAAATAGTTGATTATATGCATTTAATagctaataaaaaaagtaaaaattatttaataaataaatttattcaaaataaCCACGGCAAATTGTATAAACAGATTGGGAAGGGTGATGGCGAAAGTGGTGAAAGTGGTGAAGGTAGTGAACTcagtgaaaataaaaatgacgaaaataaaaatgacgaaaataaaaatgaagaaaataaaaatgaagaaaataaaaatgacgaaaataATGCCTTTTCAGTGCTAAACGATAGCATTGATACTTTCCATAGTGCAATGGAAAATCCAAAGAAAGAAATTGACGTTCAAGATCCaataaatgaagaaaatatatacaaaacttactataatatattagaaaaCAATTTGTATGATGATgaattttttaagtatattttaaatgctgatcataatttatataatgaatataaaaatttaatatcaaATAATAACCCTACAGGAGTTGTTGTTGCAaatgatgcaaattttaaaagatGTTGTATGTTATTTCATCgtttgaaaaatatacatagTAATTGTTTAATTGTAACAAATAACAATGCAGTTAGTTttccatatttatatttgaaaaataaagtaGATGATAGTTtcgagaaaatatattttgattcaGTTTTATGTGATGTACCATGTAGTGGTGATGGGACATTACGAAAAGATCGAAATATATGGATAAACTGGAATCCGTTAAATgcttataatttatttcaattacaagttaatattttaaaaaggtCAATTGAGTTAGTAAAAGAGGGAggatatgttatatatagtacTTGCTCATTAAATCCTATTGAAAATGAAGCAGTTATATGCGAAGTATTTAATTTGTTACATAATAGTGAatctttaaaattaattaactTTGAAAATGAATTAGTTAAAAAACTAAATTATAGAGAAGGCTTAACAGAATGGAAACTATTAATAGATGACAAATGGTTTAATACTTATGATGAATTTAttgattatttaaaaaacattCAACctgaaaaatttaaaaaaatatatgaaaaaattaaaaatggcATGTTTACACCTAATAAAGAGTTTatggaaaatattaatttaaaatatgttaaaagATTTTTTCCACATCATTATAATGCTGGCGGGTTTTTTATCGCTTTAATTGAAAAACGTGGACAAGTCCAATGGAAAGAAAGAAGTAAACATGATGtgataaaacatattataaaggCAAAAGGGGCCGATTTAAATGAATTGGAAAAAGAGGCAACCATTCGTaggtataaaaataaaaaatcaaaaaaaaaaaaaaacaaaaaaaaaaagcaaaatgAAAAGCAAGatgaaaaacaaaatgaaaaacaaaatgaaaaacaaaatgaaaaacatggaataaacaaaaatatggatACTTCTGCcaatgataaaattaataatatacacCATTCTGATGAAATTTCTGAAGCTATCGAAAAAGAACATAATGATATAATACCCCACGATAACCATGTACAAACagaaaaacaaattataggAAATGATGAAATAACTAAAAGTTATAATATGGTAGGTAGTGATGAATTTATGAATGATTATAATATggtaaataattttgatataataaaaaataacaaaaatggAGAAATGGATGAAATAACTGATAGTTATAATGTAGTAGGAAGTAGCAACATATTAAGGAAAAACCTTCTGATTCAAAACTCAAGTTCATCAGGATATGATATCATAGAattgataaataaaaagagtGAAGAAAAATTGAACGATTACATAGGCAATAATGTTGCCAATGAAAATGTAAATGAAACAAGTTTTGAAGAAATGGAAAAACAGAAAGAAGAATACGAAGAGGAAGAAAAGAAAGAAGAAAGCGACGAGGAAGAAAAGAAAGAAGAAAGCGAAGAGGAAGAATGGGAAGAAGTTGGAAAAATGGAAGACATAGAAAAGGTTGAAGAAGAGAAAGTCATAATGGTAAACATTGATAAAGAACGGTATACAAATTACGAATATAAAGACGAATTCAATTTGTGTGTTGGTTCTGAACGATTGAAAAAACAACAAGAATATATACCTCTAAATTACTACGAAAGTTTATTAAAATCAaatgatttattaaataaaataaaaacgtattttaatttaaatgatgagtttttatcaataaaagataatttatatattcatttgaaagatgataataattcTAGTAAGTTAGGAATTAATGACAGAATAAATTCgagtattaaaaaaataaattttgttagtaataatactaaaaatgttttggaaagttataccaaaataaaattaaaaattatcaGTGCTGGAATAACAGTAATTCAAgtggataaaaataaaaaaaataatgtagaaaattattatagGATTAATTATAGTGGATgcataaattttatgaatttttttaaaaatatagatgattttttattaaatacaaaatataggcaagatattattaaaaattttttttctactgTTTATGAAAATAAGGAAAGAGTATTTGATTTTGATtcatatatgaataaattaaTAGGAGAAAGAAAAAGCGTGATGCAAAAAAGTagttcaaataaaaatggaaaagaaACAAAAGATGAATTAGATGAAAACGTATTATGTAAAAAAGAAACTGAAAATGTTACTCCTATTTCTAaggatgataaaaatgaaacaagTCATAACAATATTGGTCAAGAAAATAATAGCACACTTGGTGATACAAACATTATATGGGTCAAAAGTGATGTCATATTGGATCTAATAAAAGTAgataaatcaaaaataaatagcaTAACTAATGAGACAATAAAACAAACTGAGCaactaaataaatattcacctaatgtattattgacattgaataaaaataaacaaattttagCTATTCCATCGAACAAAGGAAATATTTACGTGGATATTACAATTGATAAAAATTCCATTATGATGCTTCCTTACGTATTAAACTAA